In a genomic window of Echeneis naucrates chromosome 4, fEcheNa1.1, whole genome shotgun sequence:
- the cp gene encoding ceruloplasmin, which yields MVSDPLCPFLDFPRCPSCYKDTHRVQRVLRTGLLTNSLLSVDNIPCLSSPSPPIGSADSKDASSFLSLQSLYFLIKMRGLMISRVLLLCCVLVCVSGVRRDYFLRIEEITWNYAPSGMNIIHNHTIQEDEEASVFLKHGPQRIGPAYKKVVYKQYTDATFRTEVVKSVWLGYLGPLLMAEEGDTVFILLRNAASRPYSIHAHGMNYSKGNEGALYPDGTGPELKRDDSVAPGATVLYQWTIPESHSPASDDENCMTRFYHSHVCPPKDINSGLIGPLITCKRGTLDLHGDSSGDYLYALLFMVSDENFSWYLDENIRTYITNPARGLKEDEDFIESNKMHGINGFLYGNLPGLSMCQGNTIHWHMLGLGNEVDMHSVHFHGQVLTVQNHHTDTVSLFPASSTTAKMVADNPGHWLLTCTVNDHLMAGMQAIFEIKKCFPNVHKPRPHGALRTFFIAAEEEVWDYAPTPPTDDEADMFVTKGRNRIGSRYKKARYVEYTDNTFTTKMLRNPQEQHLGILGPVLRAEEKDTIQVVFKNKASRPYTIQPHGVQYSVEQDGTLYHNELEESYTAKKLRELKRETRVVTPPPAALVRPGTVYTYEWMVPVGAGPVDGEADCLTYLYYSGVDPVKDTNSGLVGPLLVCRQGSLKKGVQKNYDKEFHLMATVFDENLSWYLDDNIRTFTTAPTTVDKEDEPFMESNKMHAINGYIYRNLPGLTMCKGDKVTWHLSGLGSETDINSLYFQGNRFLYRQNRRDTISVFPHISHTVTMEPDSMGHFEVVSPTVSHYQGGMRANYTVEKCSIFQRQGETMLHSKTYYIAAIEMEWDYSPNRTWEAEMFRDHESPADVFLNQEGGFIGSRYKKVVYRQFTSDKFTKQVERMSDMEHLGILGPMIHADVGDKVKVVFRNMASRPYSIHAHGVKTETPDIHETKPGETHTYYWYVTKNTGPTTEQEECSVSAYYSAVDVAKDMYSGLIGPLVICRRSWSRSLGLKKEVDEFALLFLVFDENESWYLDENIRTHIRNPRANLKDDEDFIESNKMHAINGYVYGNLNGLNMEVGDKVYWYLMGMGNEVDIHTAHWHGHTVEYKLGGGPHRTDVYELFPATFQTVKMRPLYPGTWLLHCHVTDHIKAGMEALYTVTEKAKRRGTFG from the exons ATGGTCAGTGACCCCCTGTGCCCCTTCTTGGATTTTCCTCGCTGTCCTAGCTGctataaagacacacacagggtcCAAAGGGTCTTGAGGACTGGTCTATTGACAAACTCCCTGCTGTCAGTTGACAACATTCCCTGTCTGTCTTCGCCATCACCACCTATTGGATCAGCGGACTCCAAAGACGCatcttccttcctgtctttgcAGAGCCTTTATTTCCTCATTAAAATGCGTGGGCTGATGATCAGTCGTGTGTTGCTGCTATGTTGTGtgttagtttgtgtgtctggggTCAGGAGAGACTACTTCCTCAGGATAGAGGAAATTACTTGGAACTACGCCCCAAGCGGGATGAACATCATTCATAACCACACAATTCAGGAGGACGA AGAAGCCTCAGTCTTTTTAAAGCATGGCCCCCAACGGATCGGCCCCGCCTACAAGAAGGTTGTTTATAAGCAGTACACTGACGCCACCTTCAGGACAGAGGTGGTCAAGTCTGTCTGGCTGGGCTACCTGGGGCCCCTGCTGATGGCCGAGGAGGGAGACACAGTGTTCATCCTCCTGAGGAACGCTGCATCCAGACCTTACAGCATCCACGCCCATGGGATGAACTACAGCAAGGGCAATGAGG GAGCCCTGTACCCGGATGGTACTGGTCCAGAGCTGAAGCGTGACGACTCAGTGGCTCCTGGAGCAACAGTATTGTATCAGTGGACCATCCCTGAATCCCACAGCCCAGCATCAGACGACGAAAACTGTATGACCAGATTTTACCACTCCCATGTCTGCCCCCCAAAAGACATTAACTCAGGACTGATAGGACCCCTCATTACCTGTAAGAGAG GAACTTTGGACTTGCATGGCGACAGCTCAGGAGACTACCTGTATGCTCTGCTCTTCATGGTGTCAGATGAGAACTTCAGCTGGTACCTGGATGAGAACATCAGAACGTACATCACCAATCCTGCCAGAGGCCTGAAGGAGGATGAGGATTTCATTGAGAGCAACAAGATgcatg GTATAAACGGTTTTCTGTATGGCAACCTGCCTGGACTGAGCATGTGCCAAGGCAACACGATCCACTGGCATATGCTGGGTTTAGGGAATGAG GTGGACATGCATTCAGTCCATTTCCACGGCCAGGTCCTGACCGTGCAGAaccaccacacagacacagtcagtcTTTTCCCTGCCTCCAGCACCACAGCTAAAATGGTGGCTGATAACCCCGGACACTGGCTGCTGACGTGCACTGTCAATGATCATCTGATGG CTGGAATGCAGGCAATATTTGAAATCAAGAAGTGTTTTCCCAACGTCCATAAGCCCAGACCTCACGGTGCACTCAGAACGTTCTTCATTGCTGCTGAAGAAGAGGTGTGGGACTACGCACCAACACCACCTACTGATGA tgaggCAGACATGTTTGTAACCAAGGGACGAAACCGTATCGGCAGCCGCTATAAGAAGGCTCGATATGTGGAATACACTGACAACACTTTCACAACAAAGATGCTGCGCAACCCGCAGGAGCAGCACCTCGGAATTCTGG GACCTGTGCTGCGAGCGGAAGAGAAAGACACCATCCAGGTGGTGTTTAAGAACAAAGCCAGCCGGCCTTACACGATACAACCACATGGTGTTCAATACAGTGTGGAGCAGGATGGGACACTCTATCATAATGAATTGGAAG AGTCATACACTGCAAAGAAACTTCGGGAGCTAAAGAGGGAAACAA GAGTGGTGACTCCTCCCCCAGCTGCTCTGGTCAGACCTGGGACGGTGTACACCTATGAGTGGATGGTGCCAGTGGGTGCTGGTCCGGTAGATGGGGAGGCCGACTGTCTGACTTATCTTTACTACTCTGGGGTGGACCCTGTTAAAGACACCAACTCTGGACTGGTCGGACCCCTCCTCGTCTGCCGACAGGGGTCACTGAAGAAAGGAGTACAG AAAAACTATGATAAAGAGTTTCACCTCATGGCCACAGTGTTTGATGAGAACCTGAGCTGGTACCTGGATGACAACATCAGGACTTTCACCACTGCTCCCACCACTGTTGACAAGGAGGACGAGCCCTTCATGGAGAGCAACAAGATGCACG CCATCAATGGATATATCTACAGGAATCTCCCTGGTCTGACCATGTGTAAGGGCGATAAAGTAACGTGGCACCTATCGGGACTGGGGTCAGAGACAGACATCAACAGCCTTTACTTCCAGGGAAACCGCTTCCTTTATCGCCAGAACAGACGGGACACCATCAGCGTTTTCCCTCACATCTCACACACAGTTACTATGGAGCCAGACAGCATGG GTCATTTTGAAGTGGTGTCTCCTACTGTGAGCCATTATCAGGGTGGAATGAGAGCCAACTACACAGTGGAGAAGTGCAGCATTTTCCAGCGTCAGGGTGAGACGATGCTCCATTCAAAAACGTACTACATTGCTGCCATAGAAATGGAGTGGGACTATTCTCCAAACCGCACCTGGGAAGCCGAGATGTTCCGTGATCACGAAAG TCCTGCTGATGTATTCTTGAACCAGGAGGGAGGATTCATAGGTTCACGCTACAAGAAGGTGGTCTACCGCCAGTTCACCAGCGACAAGTTCACCAAGCAGGTGGAAAGAATGTCTGATATGGAGCACCTTGGCATTCTGG gtCCGATGATCCATGCTGATGTAGGAGATAAAGTAAAGGTGGTTTTTAGGAACATGGCAAGCAGACCTTATTCCATCCATGCGCATGGAGTCAAGACAGAAACACCTGATATCCACGAAACCAAACCAG GTGAGACTCACACCTACTACTGGTATGTAACGAAGAATACAGGACCGACCACAGAGCAGGAGGAGTGCTCCGTATCAGCGTACTACTCCGCTGTTGATGTTGCCAAG GACATGTACAGTGGGCTGATTGGCCCGCTAGTGATTTGTCGCCGTAGTTGGAGCAG GTCTTTGGGACTGAAGAAAGAAGTTGACGAGTTTGCGCTGCTCTTCCTAGTATTTGATGAGAATGAAAGCTG GTATCTGGATGAAAACATCAGGACCCACATAAGGAACCCTCGTGCAAACCTAAAAGATGATGAGGACTTTATAGAGAGCAACAAGATGCACG CTATTAATGGATACGTGTATGGAAACCTGAATGGCCTGAACATGGAGGTGGGTGATAAGGTGTACTGGTACCTGATGGGAATGGGCAATGAAGTGGACATACACACTGCGCACTGGCATGGACACACTGTCGAATATAAG ctgGGTGGAGGTCCTCATCGTACTGATGTGTACGAGCTGTTTCCTGCCACTTTTCAG ACAGTAAAGATGCGTCCTCTGTATCCTGGTACCTGGCTGCTCCACTGTCATGTCACTGATCACATTAAAGCTGGCATGGAGGCATTGTATACTGTCACCGAGAAAG CAAAGAGGAGGGGAACGTTTGGCTGA